From a single Bacillus gobiensis genomic region:
- a CDS encoding HesB/IscA family protein, translating into MNTPVTITEAAAFHIKDMMKEHEEENAFLRVGVKGGGCSGLSYGMGFEHEKNENDTKFDQHGITVLVDNESMDIMTGTIIDYKQSMMGGGFTIDNPNAIASCGCGSSFRTAKNEGTPEEC; encoded by the coding sequence ATGAATACACCTGTAACGATTACCGAAGCAGCAGCTTTTCACATAAAAGATATGATGAAAGAGCATGAAGAAGAAAATGCTTTTTTGAGAGTCGGAGTCAAAGGAGGAGGCTGCAGCGGACTTTCCTACGGCATGGGCTTTGAACACGAAAAAAATGAAAATGATACAAAATTTGATCAACACGGGATCACTGTTCTTGTCGACAATGAGAGCATGGACATCATGACCGGAACAATTATTGATTACAAACAATCGATGATGGGCGGCGGATTCACCATCGACAATCCAAATGCGATCGCTTCCTGTGGATGTGGCTCCTCATTCAGGACGGCGAAAAACGAAGGTACACCGGAAGAGTGTTAG
- the dapF gene encoding diaminopimelate epimerase, whose translation MNSFQFTKMHALGNNYIYVNQFKENLPEEQLKELAIKVSNVYTGIGSDGMILICPSETASVKMRIFNSDGSEGKNCGNGLRCVAKYAYENKLVTEESFSIETLSGNVYAELHLENDKVTAVTVDMGEPHLKKGDLPMLGNSNSITINESLSFNNTELKGTAVSMGNPHIVFYLSDISEAPLTTLGPVIEKDPMFPEGVNVEFVEVENERELHFRVWERGSGITQACGTGACAAVVSSVLNEFTKQGTDVTVHLAGGDLVINWHENGHVYMTGPAETICEGTYFG comes from the coding sequence ATGAACTCTTTTCAATTTACTAAAATGCATGCCCTCGGCAATAACTATATATATGTCAATCAATTTAAGGAAAACCTTCCTGAGGAACAATTGAAAGAATTAGCAATTAAAGTATCGAATGTATATACAGGAATAGGCTCGGACGGAATGATATTGATCTGCCCTTCCGAGACAGCCTCAGTCAAAATGCGCATTTTTAACAGTGACGGATCTGAAGGAAAAAACTGCGGAAACGGACTAAGGTGTGTTGCCAAATACGCATATGAAAATAAACTGGTAACAGAAGAATCATTTTCCATTGAAACGTTATCTGGAAATGTATACGCCGAGCTGCATCTTGAAAATGATAAAGTGACAGCAGTTACCGTTGATATGGGAGAGCCCCATTTGAAAAAGGGCGATCTTCCTATGCTGGGAAATTCTAATTCAATAACGATCAATGAATCACTTTCGTTTAACAACACCGAATTAAAAGGAACAGCCGTGTCCATGGGAAACCCTCACATTGTGTTTTACTTGAGTGATATAAGTGAAGCACCGCTTACGACGCTTGGCCCGGTAATCGAGAAGGACCCAATGTTTCCTGAAGGCGTTAACGTAGAGTTTGTTGAAGTGGAAAATGAAAGAGAACTGCATTTCAGAGTGTGGGAAAGGGGATCTGGAATCACTCAGGCTTGCGGAACAGGGGCGTGTGCCGCTGTCGTATCATCCGTATTGAATGAATTTACGAAGCAAGGAACAGATGTCACGGTTCATCTTGCAGGAGGAGATTTAGTTATTAACTGGCATGAAAACGGCCATGTGTACATGACCGGACCGGCAGAAACCATTTGTGAAGGAACCTATTTCGGGTAG
- a CDS encoding YuzB family protein: MYTIVEFCMSNLANGSQKALEVLEKDPNIDVVEYGCLSYCGMCLDKLFALVNGEVVTGNDAEGLVENIYKHIEENPMF, encoded by the coding sequence GTGTATACGATTGTTGAATTTTGCATGAGCAACCTGGCCAATGGCTCTCAAAAAGCATTGGAAGTACTGGAAAAGGACCCAAATATAGATGTCGTTGAATACGGGTGCTTGAGCTACTGCGGAATGTGTCTCGACAAATTATTTGCTTTAGTAAACGGAGAAGTCGTTACTGGCAATGATGCAGAAGGCTTGGTTGAAAATATATATAAGCATATTGAAGAGAATCCGATGTTTTAA
- a CDS encoding NAD(P)/FAD-dependent oxidoreductase: MKNLVLLGGGYGNMRILQKLLSNQLPDHMKITLVDKNPYHCLKTEYYALAAGTISDHHIRVTFPEHPKLDHVYGEISSIDLNQKQILFTDRDSLDYDELVIGLGCEDKYHNVPGAEEYTYSIQTIDQSRKASQSLNNLHADATVAIVGAGLSGVELASELRESRSDLRIILFDRGKLILSSFPERLSKYVQSWFEDHGVEIVNHADITKVEDSIVYNHNEPISADAIVWTAGIQPNRVVRELDIEKDCHGRVVLSPHHNIPGDENVYVVGDCASLPHAPSAQLAEAQAEQIVQIMQKRWNNEPLPDTLPKFKLKGVLGSLGRKAGFGLVAERPLIGRVPRLLKSGLLWMYKHHNG, encoded by the coding sequence ATGAAAAACCTGGTCTTGCTTGGCGGGGGCTACGGCAATATGCGTATTCTGCAAAAATTACTGTCGAATCAGTTACCCGATCATATGAAAATAACACTTGTAGACAAAAATCCGTATCACTGTTTGAAAACGGAATATTACGCTCTTGCTGCTGGAACCATTTCAGACCATCATATTCGAGTCACATTTCCTGAACATCCAAAACTTGACCATGTATATGGAGAGATTTCTTCAATTGACCTTAATCAAAAACAGATCCTCTTTACGGACCGCGATTCACTGGACTACGATGAATTAGTGATCGGGCTCGGCTGTGAGGATAAATATCATAACGTGCCAGGCGCAGAAGAATATACATACAGCATTCAAACAATTGACCAATCAAGAAAAGCCTCTCAATCGTTAAATAATTTACACGCTGATGCCACAGTCGCAATCGTAGGAGCGGGGCTTAGCGGTGTAGAGCTGGCGAGTGAATTAAGAGAAAGCCGCAGCGATTTGCGAATTATATTGTTCGACAGAGGAAAATTGATTTTATCCAGCTTCCCAGAACGGTTAAGCAAATATGTTCAAAGCTGGTTTGAAGACCACGGGGTAGAAATTGTCAATCATGCAGATATTACAAAAGTAGAAGACAGTATCGTATACAACCATAATGAACCTATTTCAGCTGATGCGATTGTCTGGACAGCGGGCATTCAACCGAATAGAGTCGTAAGAGAGTTGGATATAGAAAAAGATTGCCATGGAAGAGTTGTGTTATCTCCGCATCATAATATTCCCGGAGATGAAAATGTATATGTCGTAGGTGATTGCGCGAGTCTCCCGCACGCACCAAGCGCACAGCTTGCCGAGGCTCAAGCGGAACAAATTGTGCAAATCATGCAAAAAAGATGGAACAATGAACCATTACCCGATACCTTGCCAAAATTTAAACTAAAGGGAGTCCTCGGCTCTCTCGGAAGAAAAGCAGGATTCGGCCTCGTTGCCGAACGCCCGCTCATCGGAAGAGTACCGCGTCTCTTAAAATCAGGTCTGCTCTGGATGTACAAGCATCATAATGGATAA